The Gammaproteobacteria bacterium genome includes the window CGTTCAGCTTGGCCACGTCTATAATCTGGGCATTGGCCAGCAACTCCTCCAGCATCGCGATCCGGCCCTCTACGAAACTTTGCTCCTCGCGTGCCGCATGGTATTCCGCATTCTCGCTGAGATCGCCATGCGCGCGGGCCTCGGCGATGGCATTGGTGATCCGCTTGCGCTCCACCCGCTTCAACTGCTCCATTTGTTGCCGCAGGCGCTGGGCCCCCTTTGCGGTAATCGGCGGTTTGCTCATCTTTCCTCCTGCCTAACGCGGTCAATGTCCGCAGGCCGGGGCACCGGAGTGCGGTGGAGTTCCTGCAGGCATGCGACGCGAAAGGAATCGCCGCATCGAATCGCCTGGGCGGCAGCCTGCGCGCCAGCAATGGTAGTCATGTAAAACACGCCGCGCAACAGTGCGGTACGGCGGATCGCATAGGAATCCGCGATCGCCTGCTTGCCCTGGGTGGTGTTCACGATAAACGCGATTTCGCCGTTCTTCAGCATGTCCACGATATGCGGCCGGCCCTCCTGCACCTTGTTGACCGCGCGGCATTCCAGCCCGCTGCGGCGCAACGCCGCGGCGGTGCCCCGGGTGGCGCACAATTGAAAGCCGATGGCGACCAGTTCGGCGCCGATCCGGCAGGCGGCGGCTTTGTCCGCATCGCGCACGCTGAGGAAAGCCCAGCCGTCCCGGGGGATATTCTTGTGCACCGCTTGCTGGGCCTTGTACAGGGCCTCGCCGAAATCCTTCCCAACCCCCATCGCCTCGCCCGTGGATTTCATCTCCGGCCCCAGCAGAGGGTCCACGCCGGGCAGCTTGTCGAAAGGAAACACGGCCTCCTTGACGGAAAAATAAGACGGCGACACGGAACCCGAAAGGCCCTGGTCGCGCAGTGTCGCGCCCATCATGCAGCGGACGGCGACCCGCGCCAGGCGGACACCGGTCGCCTTGGACACGAAGGGGATCGTGCGCGAAGCGCGGGGATTCACTTCCAGCACGTAGATATCGCCCCCGCGCACGGCGAACTGCACATTGACCAGGCCCACCACGCGCAGCGCTTCGGCCAAGCGCCGGACCTGGTCCGCCAGCTGCCGCTGAATCTCGCTGCCGAGGCTGTGGGCGGGCAGACAACAGGCCGAGTCGCCGGAATGGACGCCCGCCTGCTCGATATGTTCCATGATGCCCCCGATGAATACGTCCCGCCCGTCCGCCACGGCATCCACGTCCACCTCGATCGCATCCTCCAGAAAGCGGTCGAGGAGCACCGGGAACTGGCCGGATTGCAGAAAGGCCGTATGCAGGTATTCCTCGAGATCTTGCCGACTATAAACGATTTCCATCGCCCGGCCGCCGAGCACATAGGAAGGGCGCACCACCAGGGGGAAGCCGATCTCGCCGGCATGGCGCAAGGCGTCCTCCGCCGAGCGCGCCGCGCGGTTCGAGGGTTGGCGCAGGCCCAGCTGTCGGATCAGGTGCTGAAAGCGATCCCGGTCCTCGGCCAGGTCAATGGAGTCGGGGGAAGTGCCCACGATATGCATCCCCGCCCGCTCCAGGGCGCGGGCCAGGCGCAACGGGGTCTGCCCTCCGTACTGAACGATTATGCCGTCGGGCCGTTCGCGCCGCCCGATCTCCAGCACGTCCTCCAGGGTCAGCGGCTCGAAGTACAGCCGGTCGGAAATGTCGTAGTCCGTAGAAACCGTCTCGGGATTGCAGTTGACCATGATCGCCTCGTGGCCTTCCTCGCGCAGGGCCAGCGCGGCTTGTACGCAACAGTAGTCGAACTCAAGCCCCTGGCCGATGCGGTTGGGGCCGCCCCCCAGGATCGCGATCTTCTTGCGGCGAAAACCCGGATTCGCCTCGCATTCCTGCTCGTAACAGGAGTAGAGGTAGGCCGTGGTCGTGGGGAATTCCGCCGCGCAGGAATCAACCCGCTTGTACACCGGGAACAAGCCGGCCTCATGACGGCGGCTCCGGATCTGCGCCTCCTCCGTCTCCAAGAGGCGCGCCAGCCGGGCGTCGGAAAATCCCTTGCGCTTGAGCAGCCGCAGCCGCTCCGGCGACAGCCCTTCCAGCCCGGCATCGCGCGTCTGCCGCTCTTCCTGCACCAGGTCGCGTATTTGCTCCAGGAACCAGGGATCGATGCGGGCGCATTCATGCACCTGTTGCACGCTCATGCCCTGGCGGAAGGCGTCCGCGACATACCACAGCCGGCGGCTGCGGGGGATCCGCAACTCCTGGCGAATGCGATCCGGACTGGCCGCCTCCCCGCCGGCGCCCTGTTCGTCCAGGCCAGTCATCCCCGTCTCCAGGCTGCGCAGGGCCTTGTGCAGCGATTCCTGGAAGCTGCGCCCGATTGCCATCGCCTCGCCCACCGACTTCATCTGGGTGGTCAGGCGGTCGTCGGCCTGGGGGAATTTCTCGAAGTCGAAGCGCGGCATCTTGGTCACCACGTAGTCTATGACCGGCTCGAAGGATGCGGGCGTGGCGCCAGCGGTGATCTCGTTCGCCAACTCGTCCAGCGTGTAGCCCACGGCGAGCTTGGCGGCAACCCTGGCGATCGGAAAGCCGGTCGCCTTGGAGGCCAGGGAGGACGACCGGGAGACCCTGGGATTCATTTCGATCACGAGCAACGTCCCGTCCTCCGGATTGACGGCAAACTGCACATTGGCCCCGCCCGTGTCCACGCCGATCTCCCGCAGGACGGCGACGGCGGCATCGCGCATCCGCTGGTATTCCTTATCCGTCAGCGTCTGCGCCGGGGCGACGGTGATCGAATCTCCCGTGTGCAGCCCCATGGGGTCCACGTTCTCTATGGAGCAGACGACGATGCAGTTGTCCCGGCAATCGCGCACCACTTCCAATTCGTACTCCTTCCACCCCAGGACCGGCTGCTCCAGCAGCACCTCGCCGCTGGGCGAAACCCGCAGGCCGTGCTCGCACAACTCGGAGAACTCTTCGTGGTTGCAGGCCACTCCGCCGCCGCTGCCGCCCAGCGTAAAGGAAGGGCGGGCGATCACCGGGTATCCGATCTCGTCGCGCGCCTGCCGGGCCTGCTCCATGTCGGAGACGATTCGGGAAACCGGCATGGCCAGCCCCACCCGGAGCATCGCCTGGCGGAAAAGGGCGCGGTTCTCGGCCTTGGCGATGGCCTCGCGCGAGGCGCCGATCATGCGGACCCCGTGCCGTTTCAGGACCCCGAGCCGATCCAGTTCCAGGGCGCAGTTCAGAGCCGTCTGCCCTCCCATGGTGGGCAACAGGGCATGCGGCCGCTCCAACTCGACGATCCGGGCCAAGACCTGCGGGCATAGCGGCTCGATGTAGGTGGCATCGGCCACTTCCGGGTCCGTCATGATAGTGGCGGGGTTGGAGTTGACCAGGATCACCCGGTAGCCTTCCTGGCGCAGGGCGCAGCAGGCCTGGGTGCCGGAATAGTCGAACTCGCAGGCCTGGCCGATAACGATAGGGCCGGCGCCGATAACCAGCACGGACTCGATGTCGGTGCGCCTGGGCATCTAATGACCGGCGGCGGCGCGCCCGCCCTGGAGGGTCACTGGGCGCCTTCCTGCATCAAGGCGGTGAAGCGCTGGAACAAGGGGCGGGCATCGTGGGGGCCGGGACTGGCCTCCGGGTGCCCCTGGAAACCGAATGCGGGCGCCTCCGTATGTCGCACCCCCTGCAGGCTGCCGTCGAACAGCGAGCGGTGGGTGGGAGAGAGAGTGGACGGCAATGTGGCCTCGTCCACGGCAAAGCCGTGGTTCTGACTGGTGATCAGGACCCGGCCGGTCGCCAGTTCCTGCACCGGGTGATTGGCGCCGTGGTGGCCGAACTTCATCTTTACCGTCCTGGCGCCGGCGGCAAGCGCCAGCAGCTGGCACCCCAGGCAAATGCCGAACAGCGGCACGCGGGCCGCCAGCAATTCCCGCACCGTTTCGATCGCGTCCTTGCAGGCCGCCGGGTCGCCGGGCCCATTGGACAGGAACACGCCCTGCGGCGCCTGGGCAACGACCTCGCGCGCCGGCGTGGCGGCCGGCACGACCGTAACCCGGCAGCCCGCCGCCGCCAATCGGTGCAAAATATTGCTCTTGATCCCGTAGTCGTAGGCGATCACGCGCCAACCCCCGGGCGGCGCCCCGGCGGCCGCCTCCCCTTCCGGCTCCCGCTCGCGGCGGCCGGCGGCGCTTACCTCGCCGACCAGATCGCTGCCCTCGAGGGCGGTCGCCTGGCGGGCGGCGGCGACCGCCTGCCGGACATCCGCGCCGGCGCCAGTCACAATGCACCCCCGCATCGCCCCGCGCTCGCGCAACAGGCGCGTCAGGCAGCGGGTGTCCACCTCCGCGATCCCCACCACGCCGTGGCGCCGCAGATAGTCCGGCAGGGACTCGCGGCTGCGCCAGTTGCTGGGCTGCGCGGTCAGCGCCCGCACCACCAGCCCCCGTACATGAACGCGGGCAGATTCCTCGTCCTCCCGATTGGTCCCCACATTGCCGATGTGCGGCTGCGTGAAGGTGACGATCTGACCGTGGTAAGAGGGGTCCGTGATGATCTCCTGGTATCCGGTCGCCGCCGTGTTGAAAACCACTTCGCCCTCGGCACGGCCCGAGGCGCCGATGCCTCGCCCGGGGAAAACACTGCCGTCTTCGAGCGCCAGGATCGCCTGCGTCGTCATTGCTCCCTCCCGGAAAGGCGCACGGACCGCAGCCCGGGAATGCGGGCGCCCCGGGGACGGCCGTGCAATTAGCTCTGCCCCGCCGCCGCGAGGTGGCGGGGCAATCCCAACACGTCGCGCATATCGTAGAGTCCCGGCGGACGGGCAACCACCCAGCGGGCGGCGCGCACGGCCCCGTCCGCGAAGATCTCCCGGCTCTCGGCGCGGTGGCCGATCTCCACCCGCTCGCCGGGCAGGCCGAACAGCACCGTATGCTCCCCGACCGCAGAGCCGATACGGAGCGAAGCATACCCGATACTGCCGGGGTCGCGCCCGCCCGGGCCGCTTCTGCCGTACACCGCACAGGATTCGTGGCGCCGCCCCAGCGCCTCGCATACGATCCGGCCCATCTGCAGCGCAGTGCCGGAGGGCGCATCCCGCTTGCCGGAGTGGTGAGTCTCCACGATCTCAATCTCGGCCCGGTCTCCCAGGACCCGCGCCGCGGTCTCGAGCAGGCCGAAACAAAGGTTGACCCCGACGCTCATATTGGGAGCGAACACGACGGCAACCCGCTCGGCGGCGGCGGCGACCGCAGCCCGCTGCCGTTCCTCCAGGCCCGTCGTCCCGATCACCATGCGCACCCCCGCCTCCCGGCACCGGTCGGCAACGGCGCCAGTCCCCTCCGGTTGACTGAAATCAATCAGGACATCCGGGCGACTCTCAGGAAAATGCAGGGAGTCGGCAATGCGCAGGCCCAGCGTGTCGCCACCGGACCATTCGCCGGCATCTTTGCCAAGATGCGGCGAACCGGGACGCTCCGTCGCCGCTACGACCCGCGTCCCCGGCGCGCGCCGGCAGGCCGCGATGACAGCGCGCCCCATGCGCCCCGCCGCGCCGCTGACGGCCACTCGCATCTCCCCGCCAGACATGGTCTTATCCGCCCGCGTCCCTGAAGAATCCCTTGATGCGGTCCAGCCACTTGGAGCGGATCGGGCTATGACGCTTCTTCGTCGTTTGCTCCTCCAGTTCCCGCAGCAGTTCCTTTTGCCGGCGCGTCAGGTTGACGGGAGTCTCGACATGGACCTCGCAGTGCAGATCGCCGGGGCGCGCGGAGCGGGAAGAGCGGCTGATTCCCTTGCCCCGCAGCCGGTAAACGCATCCCGACTGCGTGCCGGCCTTGACCTGCAACATGACCCGGCCATCCAGAGTGGGCACCTCCACTTGGCCGCTCAGGGCGGCCGTGGCGACGCTGATGGGGACGCTGCAATACAGGTCGGCCCCCTTGCGCCGGAATACCGGGTGCGGCTTGAGCCGAATCTTGATGTACAGATCGCCGGGCGGGCCGCCGTACTCCCCGGCTTCGCCGGCGTTGGCAAGCCGCACCTGGTCGGCCTCGTCCACTCCCGCCGGTATCCGCACGGACATGGATTTCTCCTCCCGCACCCGGGCGGCGCCGCGACAGGCGGCACAGGGGTCGGAGATCACGCGGCCGCGGCCGCGACAATCCGGACAGGTCTGCTGCAGCGAAAAAAAGCCCTGCTGCATGCGCACCTGGCCGTTGCCGCCGCAGGTGGCGCAGAGGGTCGGACTGCTGCCGGGACGGGCGCCGCTGCCGCCGCACTGCCGGCAATGAACCAGCCGCGGGACGCGCAATTGCAGGGCCGTGCCCCTGGCCGCTTCCTCCAGGCCAATCTCCACTTCGTAGCGCAGATCCGCCCCGCGATAGCCTTGTTGCGCCCCCCTCGCCCTGCGGCGCCCGCCGCCCAGGAAGTCGGAAAAAATATCCTCGAAGATGTCGTTGACGTTGCCGGTAAAACCGGCAGGACCGCCGCCCGCCGCCGCCCCGGCGTGACCGAAATGGTCGTAGTTTTTTCTCTTGTCCGCATCGGAGAGGACCTCGTAGGCCTCCTTGACATCCTTGAAACGCTCCTCCGCCTGACGGTCCCCGGGGTTGCGGTCCGGATGGCATTTCATCGCCTGTCGGCGATAGGCCTTCTTGATCTCGCCCGCGCTGGCGTCGCGGGAGACCTGGAGCACCTCATAGTAATCGCGGTTGGACATATTCGAAACCCGACCCGCCGGGCGGTCTGCCAGGAGCGGCTACCGCGTCCGCCGTCGGAGAGCCGCCGCGGCTTGCCGCGGGAAGGGAAGCCGCGATGCCCTCACTCCCGCTTATCCTCTCGATCCTCCTTGCCGTCGTCGTCCGCGATCTCGTCGAAATCGGCATCCTGAACCCGCGCGCCGTTGCCGCCGCCATCCGTCGCGCGCCTCTCGGAGGAGGCGGAGGCGTCGTCCGCCCCGGGACTCTTCGTTTCCTGGGCTTCCTGGGCTTCCTGGGCTTCCTGGGCCTCCCGGGCCGCTTCCGACGACGACGCCTGCATCAATTTCTGCGCGATCTCGGCCAGCTTGCGGCAACTCTCCGCGAGGGCCTCCTTGTCGTCGCCCTGCATCTTCTCCTCTACCTCGCGCAACGCCGCCTTGGCTTCCTCCTGCAGGGCGGAATCCGCCTTCTCGCCCGCCTCCTGCAGCGAACGGCGCACCGTGTGGCACAAAGTGTCCGCATGGTTGCGGGCCTCCACCAACTCGCGCAGGACCTGGTCCTCCTTGGCATGGGTCTCGGCGTCCTCGACCATCCTCTTGATGTCGCCCTCCGAGAGGCCGCTGGATGCCTGGATGGAAATGCGCTCCTCCTTGCCGCTGCCCTTATCCTTGGCGGAAACGTGGAGGATGCCGCTGGCATCCATATCGAAAGTCACTTCGATCTGGGGCACGCCCCGCGGGGCCGGGCGAATACCGCTCAGATTGAAGCTTTGCAGAGACTTGTTGTCGCTGACCCGCTCCCGCTCGCCCCGCAGGACA containing:
- the greA gene encoding transcription elongation factor GreA, producing MSKPPITAKGAQRLRQQMEQLKRVERKRITNAIAEARAHGDLSENAEYHAAREEQSFVEGRIAMLEELLANAQIIDVAKLNAGSRIVFGAAVELLHLKEKKKVSYQIVGEAEADIEEGRIAVTSPIARALIGKNEGDSVRVEAPGGAVDYEVVRVRYQ
- the carB gene encoding carbamoyl-phosphate synthase large subunit, encoding MPRRTDIESVLVIGAGPIVIGQACEFDYSGTQACCALRQEGYRVILVNSNPATIMTDPEVADATYIEPLCPQVLARIVELERPHALLPTMGGQTALNCALELDRLGVLKRHGVRMIGASREAIAKAENRALFRQAMLRVGLAMPVSRIVSDMEQARQARDEIGYPVIARPSFTLGGSGGGVACNHEEFSELCEHGLRVSPSGEVLLEQPVLGWKEYELEVVRDCRDNCIVVCSIENVDPMGLHTGDSITVAPAQTLTDKEYQRMRDAAVAVLREIGVDTGGANVQFAVNPEDGTLLVIEMNPRVSRSSSLASKATGFPIARVAAKLAVGYTLDELANEITAGATPASFEPVIDYVVTKMPRFDFEKFPQADDRLTTQMKSVGEAMAIGRSFQESLHKALRSLETGMTGLDEQGAGGEAASPDRIRQELRIPRSRRLWYVADAFRQGMSVQQVHECARIDPWFLEQIRDLVQEERQTRDAGLEGLSPERLRLLKRKGFSDARLARLLETEEAQIRSRRHEAGLFPVYKRVDSCAAEFPTTTAYLYSCYEQECEANPGFRRKKIAILGGGPNRIGQGLEFDYCCVQAALALREEGHEAIMVNCNPETVSTDYDISDRLYFEPLTLEDVLEIGRRERPDGIIVQYGGQTPLRLARALERAGMHIVGTSPDSIDLAEDRDRFQHLIRQLGLRQPSNRAARSAEDALRHAGEIGFPLVVRPSYVLGGRAMEIVYSRQDLEEYLHTAFLQSGQFPVLLDRFLEDAIEVDVDAVADGRDVFIGGIMEHIEQAGVHSGDSACCLPAHSLGSEIQRQLADQVRRLAEALRVVGLVNVQFAVRGGDIYVLEVNPRASRTIPFVSKATGVRLARVAVRCMMGATLRDQGLSGSVSPSYFSVKEAVFPFDKLPGVDPLLGPEMKSTGEAMGVGKDFGEALYKAQQAVHKNIPRDGWAFLSVRDADKAAACRIGAELVAIGFQLCATRGTAAALRRSGLECRAVNKVQEGRPHIVDMLKNGEIAFIVNTTQGKQAIADSYAIRRTALLRGVFYMTTIAGAQAAAQAIRCGDSFRVACLQELHRTPVPRPADIDRVRQEER
- the carA gene encoding glutamine-hydrolyzing carbamoyl-phosphate synthase small subunit, whose translation is MTTQAILALEDGSVFPGRGIGASGRAEGEVVFNTAATGYQEIITDPSYHGQIVTFTQPHIGNVGTNREDEESARVHVRGLVVRALTAQPSNWRSRESLPDYLRRHGVVGIAEVDTRCLTRLLRERGAMRGCIVTGAGADVRQAVAAARQATALEGSDLVGEVSAAGRREREPEGEAAAGAPPGGWRVIAYDYGIKSNILHRLAAAGCRVTVVPAATPAREVVAQAPQGVFLSNGPGDPAACKDAIETVRELLAARVPLFGICLGCQLLALAAGARTVKMKFGHHGANHPVQELATGRVLITSQNHGFAVDEATLPSTLSPTHRSLFDGSLQGVRHTEAPAFGFQGHPEASPGPHDARPLFQRFTALMQEGAQ
- the dapB gene encoding 4-hydroxy-tetrahydrodipicolinate reductase, whose protein sequence is MSGGEMRVAVSGAAGRMGRAVIAACRRAPGTRVVAATERPGSPHLGKDAGEWSGGDTLGLRIADSLHFPESRPDVLIDFSQPEGTGAVADRCREAGVRMVIGTTGLEERQRAAVAAAAERVAVVFAPNMSVGVNLCFGLLETAARVLGDRAEIEIVETHHSGKRDAPSGTALQMGRIVCEALGRRHESCAVYGRSGPGGRDPGSIGYASLRIGSAVGEHTVLFGLPGERVEIGHRAESREIFADGAVRAARWVVARPPGLYDMRDVLGLPRHLAAAGQS
- the dnaJ gene encoding molecular chaperone DnaJ, which gives rise to MSNRDYYEVLQVSRDASAGEIKKAYRRQAMKCHPDRNPGDRQAEERFKDVKEAYEVLSDADKRKNYDHFGHAGAAAGGGPAGFTGNVNDIFEDIFSDFLGGGRRRARGAQQGYRGADLRYEVEIGLEEAARGTALQLRVPRLVHCRQCGGSGARPGSSPTLCATCGGNGQVRMQQGFFSLQQTCPDCRGRGRVISDPCAACRGAARVREEKSMSVRIPAGVDEADQVRLANAGEAGEYGGPPGDLYIKIRLKPHPVFRRKGADLYCSVPISVATAALSGQVEVPTLDGRVMLQVKAGTQSGCVYRLRGKGISRSSRSARPGDLHCEVHVETPVNLTRRQKELLRELEEQTTKKRHSPIRSKWLDRIKGFFRDAGG